gtttttatAGATCCACAAATATTTTCTTGATGTTTCGTACCGTTTTGCTTTACTAAATAGAATTAGCATATAGAGCTTTCCGTTGCCGAAGCCTTGCAGTTGGAACTTGCAAATATCAGtggtaaaaaaatgaaagaagACGAAAATTAGGAAATCCCAAGAAATTAAAACCATGATCGTTGGAACCAATCAGCAGTGCAGCCTCAGAATCGAAACTTTGATCAAACCCACGAGtccaaaaaagaaaacaaaaacgtttACGAATTGTCTTCCAATTTGTGTGTCACTACTATTTACATATCATACATATTCACATCATAAAGGAACCTAAAATTCGGTACCGCCAATCCGGAAAACCATCATTTCTCATCCTAACGACGTAACACTTCGTTCGCTTCGGTTTCCATCGTTCACTTGGGAGTGTTCTCCGGAGTTTGACTACTTTTGCTCTGACTAACCTATGACAAGGCATTTGTTCATATCCAGTAAATTCCTCACAAAACCCTAGCGCAACCGTTTGTTTAGTTGGTTTTTTTCTTCTCTGTTTCTAATGGGACCTTGGATCCGGCCCATCCACGTCGAAATTTGTTTGTCTGTTTGTAACTTCGTCTACTCTAAATTCGAAAAGTAGTTCAATAGATTGCCTATAGATAGTATGTTCCATTTTCCTAACACTGCTAAAATTTACAGTTATCTAAGTTCTAGAGaaacaatttaaataaaaaatacatcGAATGGCATCAGCGCACGGGGACCCGCCGCGAAACAGCCGGCCTCTGGTTCTCCCTCTCTCTCATTGCTTCACGATTGTCGACAGTGGGACCACTTTTTCCACGATATACAGGAAACGGGCTTTTTGTGGTGACGGGATCGCTTCGTGGCACCCTCGGGGGCTGAGGCTGTGGCATGGCGCGAGCTAAATTTCGGCGAGAGGGAAATACTACGCATCTTCCGCTGGGTCCGATTCGCCGTTCCGCTGTCCGCATCACCGGCACCTTTGCCGGAATAGCTAGCACTGACGTTACTGCTGTTGTTCTGATACTGACGGTGATGGTGATGCTGTTGGTGGTATTCGTCCGATTGGTACGAAATCGATTCCAACCCGTGCGGGCAGCCCGGATCCAGCTGCTGTCGGGCTATCTCCTCTGTAAGCAAACAATCGGAAAGTAATCTGGGTGTTAGATGTCTCTGTGTTGCTCCGGTAAACTGGTGGATTAGTGGTCAGTAGACAGAACACACTCAATGATAGACAAACCGAAACAAAAATCGCAGTTAGTGAACGAGAAACAAAACCACCAACACCGAAAGTCAGGGTCAGACTCACCGTTAATGTCGTGTTCGGTGAAGTACACGTTGGCCAGATCGCGATCCGCCTCGTAGTGGTGTGCTTCTAGGTAAGGCAAAACAGTGGAACGTCGGATTGAGTCTCCTTTGAGGGGTGGCACCGGTACGCAGGGATCAGTAGCGATCGGTGCACAACGGAACcatctaaaacaaaaaaaaaacaactcattGACCATCTCTTCAAACGATCCTCCCTCAAACAAAACCTACTCATGTTGTCGAATTTGTTGCAAACTGAACCGTTCCGTGGGATCCTCTTTCAGAATGTTCGTCAACAGATCCGCCAGTCGACTTTCCAACCAGTCGGGCGCAACCCACTCACATTTTCCTATATTTTCTAATAATTTGTAAATATTATCACCTTCGTACGGATACTTTCCCGTTGCGATTGTGTAACTGAAACACAAAACAAGTTATCACAGACGAACCGGAAATCAAGCGAATCAATCTTACAGCGTAACTCCACAGCTCCAAATGTCAACCTTAAACCCGGAGAACACCTCGTGTCCGTTGGCAATCTCCGGTGGTTGAAAAGCCGGTGTCCCCTGTCCATTGGTGCAGTCGTCGTTCGGTGCAAAAATATCCAATGCCTGtcgagtaaattgaaaaaaaagaacgCTACATAACCTTATCCAAAAAAATAATCATCGATCACAACCTCCGCTACGCCAAAGTCCGATATCTTCAGCGTGTGATCCAACGTCAGCAGCAGATTGCCCGGTTTGATGTCCTTGTGGACGACGCCCATCCCGTGCAGATACTCCAGCCCACTCAGCAACTGGACAAAGTAGCTGTGAGCCTGGTGCATCGGTAGTTTCTTCGTCGGCACCGAATCCAGCATCTCCTGCAGACCACCGACGCAGTACTCCATGATCAAGTACATCTTCTGCTTCTCCTCGTTGTACAGCACATCCAGTAGCTCGATCACGTTGTTGTGGTGCAACTTCCGCAGCAGATTGATCTCGCACCGGACGTTCTGTTCGCTGTTTGGGATGCGCCGCAGTTTCCGTTTGGTGAAGATCTGTTTGGGAAGagaatcaaacaaacaaaacaaaaaaaagatatcGGATCAAATTATTTGCATTCGTTAGAAGCGATACCATCTTATCTTTTTCCGCCACTGCGGATACCTTACCAAACCATCAACTTATCTGCAAAAACAGCTCGAAAGCAAATGGAACCCCAATGGCTTTTTTAAAATGTGTTTCTCTAAATACATTGCAATCATTTAATTGTAAAATTGGTGAGAAAATTATAATCGGCCTGCAACAatgagaagagaaagtaaacgaagAAAATCTACCACTTGCTGATGCAGCCTTTTGAATAGTATAAGAACTACTTTATCATAGACAAAAGAATAAAACCAGAGTTGGTTTTAATCTTATTTCTATAATTTATAAAAACGCTTGTGCTTTCAAGTAATGGATTCGCTGATCGTCAAAAAAAACATTGCTCAATTTAATCAGGGGATTTGTGTCAGCCAGCGGTAGCAAAAGCCAGATTTATATATAAAGTGTCATGCATTTATAATCAATCTGCTGTTTGCTAGATGGAATAAAAGTGTATTGTTTAGAGATTTGTGATGTGATTTCACctgaatagcggcccttacacgatcattaaaagtgtcattactaaaaagtaatggcacttttaatgatcgtgtaaggtctacgagttcagtaatgatggaattgtggattttccatcattaccaacattatttcttcttcttatttttttgtggaagtgatgaatatctttagaactatacgcgaaaaaatgacaaagagtagatttaaattgttaatatttcattaaccttaacgtttcaatggcaaatcaaatttattttcagctaaacgaaaataaaaatattgctattgctggagtagttacaaatactcatcattaataatgaacgtgtaatgctaaaaagcaatgatgtacagtaatgcagtaatgacgagcgtttgagcagaagtgtcattacttagtaatgacacttttaatgatcgtgtaagggccactaATAAGATTTGAAGTGATTTAAGTACGATCCAGacggtccggcttcttccgtcaccgtcaccggtacgtcaacgtccgtcaccgtcattctgattcacacgatccggttttctatccgtgtccgtcatgtcattttcttacacgcagaatttgaagaacttagtttcgcacaattttattccactaatacaaaatctgggagcttttgaagccaatcgatctgttgttttcctaccttttaatcgaataaataactttcaaaattacctagagaggaaaaaacaaaacaatcagttccactcaacaacgtaacgtactttgccaatctactgataagtttaagtacttatatgtggtatatttcgtttaagagtgggatcttgacaccgaatacatacatagCAAACGTCAGTTCAATACAGTAATaatatgaatcgtgcatgtgtgcgataatcacagtccgtcaaatattctttcggagaaatgttgacggagcttgccgttgacggacgttgacgttccggatctttgctggatcgtgtgaatgcgcaaagggaaaactcatttgactaattttgacggaggctgacgttccggtgacggtgacggaagaagccggatcgtctgaatcgtacattacacTTACTTACTGAAGTGTCAAATCAAATACGGCAAAATTAAGCGTAAAACAAGTCAATTTTCGCCAGGgtaaaaatctgtacaaatctgcgAGTTTTGATTAAAACCTGTGATCTGTGTATAGCAAAATATAGATGAAAAAATCTGCAGTTGTAAACAAAAATttgtgaatatggtaaccctgacctaggacaggaccagacaactggcttctttttccagaaaaatatttctcttcttattccggttgctccctcccacattatcagatccgaatggattccgaaataattccgaatcggcgagaaattttcattcggaatttcatgtggaaatcataatggattccgaatcaattccaactccagtgtaacaaccgattccgaatgaaccggttcgcctacaaccggttgattcggaaatcattcggaattgagtgagaagatgcggactgaattgtcaattcgtcttcttcttcttctttcctgattttgcacgttttcgtgctgattttcagtttatttttaaacgaaaacattatataacaatatacaagtttaaatcttcatgtttttcggatatacagaactagtaaataaccagttcttcttagaatcccaacataaactattgaaattcgctggaaattaacaaaacggcctaccttagtcagcatcatccattcctctagctggagtgtagtgaaatggcttaagtcgcataaatttcacactaacacattcataaaatgagcgaatattcaatgacatttaaaatgtcactgtcaatcaggttgatcgagcagtcaactcaggcgaaaattctagcattgaaccgatcgagcactaaaaaatcatgcagtcgagtaagatttcattgctcattccgtcatttcgataatgtgggctgctgtaaataataaatgcctcgggatcactgttgccagtagagataattattcattctgaaaactttctcccctaataaca
This genomic window from Malaya genurostris strain Urasoe2022 chromosome 1, Malgen_1.1, whole genome shotgun sequence contains:
- the LOC131430983 gene encoding serine/threonine-protein kinase stk11-like, whose protein sequence is MELVDTAHTTEMCYLTPSGSSDMGGGKLTNSHHRQPQQNNNNGMAPLCQAETDDNDDPGRYAYAGDDPPPADGFNEGSNGNREEQEEEDDYGLEEVYRTVHSGQSAVQWINDDDEIERLDLSLSIDPANIVFNRVDSADIIYQAKRKKCKLVGKYVMGDVLGEGSFGKVKEVLDSETLSRRAVKIFTKRKLRRIPNSEQNVRCEINLLRKLHHNNVIELLDVLYNEEKQKMYLIMEYCVGGLQEMLDSVPTKKLPMHQAHSYFVQLLSGLEYLHGMGVVHKDIKPGNLLLTLDHTLKISDFGVAEALDIFAPNDDCTNGQGTPAFQPPEIANGHEVFSGFKVDIWSCGVTLYTIATGKYPYEGDNIYKLLENIGKCEWVAPDWLESRLADLLTNILKEDPTERFSLQQIRQHEWFRCAPIATDPCVPVPPLKGDSIRRSTVLPYLEAHHYEADRDLANVYFTEHDINEEIARQQLDPGCPHGLESISYQSDEYHQQHHHHRQYQNNSSNVSASYSGKGAGDADSGTANRTQRKMRSISLSPKFSSRHATASAPEGATKRSRHHKKPVSCISWKKWSHCRQS